The genomic segment AGTTACAAAAATACCAATTTCTGCTAATTCTGCGCAAATCATTGTTGCTGCTACTGTTGTTGCACCAAGTTGTTTTGTAGCAACAAGATAACCGATATCACGACGAGAAACTTTTGCTACATTAGTGCTTTTACCGAATAATTCTAATTCTTCATCGGAAAGACCGATTTTTATTTTCCCATCAATTAATGCGATTGTTGCTGGGACTGCGCCGTTATCACGAATAATTTGTTCCACATCACGTGCCATTTCAACATTTTGTGGGTAAGGCATGCCGTGCGAAATAATAGTAGATTCAAGTGCAACAATTGCTTTACCTTCTGCTTTTGCCTGTTTTACTTCTTCAGATAATGATAGATAATTTTTCATTTGAATTCCTCCAGATCTTTTTGTAGTTGAGATGTTGATAAATTTTGGCGAACGGTATATTCTGATTCGAGCGTTCGCGCAGCATTTACGCTCCCTGTTTTTAAAATTTCTTGCAAAGATTTTCTTTCTAGCCATGCATAGATGACCGCGGAGCAAAATGCATCACCTGCTCCTGTCACATCAATAATATCTTCAATGACTATGGCTGATTCAAAAATAACACCTTCATCTTTATTTGCTGCTACTGCACCTTTGCTACCATTAGTGACAATAACATTTTCTACTCCTAATTCAAGCCATTTCTTTGCAGCTAATCGCCAGTCTTCATCACTTGCAATCGTCATCCCTAAGTGGGTTTCCGATTCGTCTCGATTGCAGATTAGCCAAGTTACATGGTCAAGTCGTTCTGGCAGATGTGACATTTTAGGTGAGGATACCGGGACTAAAACAAGTGGAATAGCATTGATTTCAGAAAAACTTCCTAGATATTCCAGTGTTTCTTTAGGACAATTTAAGTCAGCAATAATTGCGCTTGCTTGGCTAAGTAAACCTTCATTTTTCGCTAGCACATCCGGCGTCAGATGATCATATGCCTCCATGTCTGCAAGTGCTACGAGTAGGTCACCATTATTCTCAAGTACCGCCGTGTAAGAACCTGTTGCAATGCTCGGAAATGCAGTGACATAATCTAAATTCATGTATGTATTACTAGCATTTTTTACAGCTTCCCAGTCAGAATCCGTTCCACAAGCAGTAAGTAAAATAACTTCTTTTCCAAGTCTTCCTAGATTTTCACCAACATTCCTGGCAACTCCACCAGCGCTTTGAGTGGACCTGACCGGATTCGACGTAGCAAGTTGTGCCTTGTCTTTAATATAAAATTTCCGATCAACATTTGCCCCGCCTATACAAACAATTTGCTTTGCTTCATTTAAAATATAAGCTTTACCTAAAATACGTCCTTTTTTAATCAGGCCAGATATAAGGTTCGCAACTGTCGGTCTCGATAAATCAAGAATATCAGCAAGCTCTTGTTGAGAAATGTAAGGATTTTTACGGATGGAATTGAAAATTATCTCTTCCTTTTCGTTCATTTTCGTTTTATTGTTTTCCACGATATAATGCACCTCCGTCCCAAACTTTTGTTTCTTTTCCAAACACAAGTTTATTATATATGTAAATGCTTTCTTTTGCAAACAAAAAAACGAAAACCTGCTTCTAATCAGAAGAAAATTTTCGTTTTTCTTATTTATTTTGTAAAAGAGCTAGCTCGTCCTCAGTTAATGATCGGTATTCACCTAAGCCCAGTGACTCATCTAGCATGAGTTTCCCCATAGAAAGCCGTTTCAAATAAATGACTGTTTTACCAGTTGCAGCAAACATTCTTTTCACCTGGTGGAATTTGCCTTCTTGGATAGTTACTCTGATTTCGTTTGGTGCCATAATTTCTAAGTGAGCTGGTTTGCAGGTATAGCCGTCATCTAATGTTATTCCTGTACGAAATGCTTCTACATCTGTGGCTGTCACATCGCCTTCGATTTTGGCATAATAGGTTTTATCGATGTGTTTTTTTGGCGATAATAAATTGTGCGCCAGTGTTCCATCGTTTGTAATAATTAGCAGTCCTTCTGTATCCTTATCTAGCCTACCTACTGGAAAAGGATTTGTTAGCGTATCTTCTTGTGCCAGCAAGTCAATGACCGTTTCTGAGAGGTTATCCTCGGTTGCGCTAACGACATTTTGCGGTTTATGGAGCATGAAATAAACGAATTCTTGATAGATAACGGGATTTCCATGAACTGTAATTTGATCTTTTTCCGGGTTTACTTGTGATTTGCTATCTTTTTGAATGACACCATTTACAACCACTGAACCCGATTTTAGAAGTGGCTTTACTTCTCTTCGACTTCCAAAGCCCGTGTGAGACAATAGTTTATCTAAGCGCATAATTGAACTCCTTTTTTCTTTCATTGTAACAAAAAAGCAACTTTTTCTCAAAAGGACGTTTTACAAAACAACAGCTAGACCAAAAAAATTTAGCCTAGCTGTTATTGCTTTTATTTAACTTGTGCAGCCATCCAGGTTAATAGTCTGGAATCATTGTAAGCTTTTTCCCATGAAGCATGTGGGCTTGGGGTAACTAGTCCAGCCGGATAAATCGTCATTTGGACTTTTTCGCCACCAGCATCTTGAATAGCTTTTACTGCTGATTTTGTTCCTTCCACACTGTTTACTTGGTCATCTTCTGCTTGGTATGCCCAAATTGGTATATTTTTGATTTTTTCTGCATCTGCTGGATTTGGTTCTAAATATCTGGAAGTACCATTTACGACAAATTCAGCATCTTTATCATACATGTATCCTGCAATTGGTGCTCCTGCCGCATAGAAGTCTGGATTTTCGGTTAGCATTTTCCAAACTCCAGTTGCTCCATTAGAAACACCTGTTAGATAAATGCGTGATGTATCAATATCATCATTTTCTGCAATTACTTGATCAATTAATTTTTTAACTGTTTCTGTTTTTCCCTCTGTGAACCAACCGTTACGAGCTTCATCCCATTCAACTTGTGGTGCTAGAACATAGCTTGGTGTAGTTGATTGGAATGCTGCACCTGCGAATGTAGCTGGACCATCATTTCCTAAAAGTTGCAATTCATTGTCATCGCCGCGCTCTCCGGAACCATGAAGAAAGACAATTAGTGGTTTTTTATCTTTGCTTGCTTTTGGAGAGTACATTCTGTAAGGCATTGTAATTGAGCCATCTTTTAGTTCGCCTGCTTTAAATTCATCTAAAATTGGGCTGACAACATTTTCTACTTTTAAAGCGCTTGTTTCAACATAGTCTTTATCGCCTGCTTTAATATCGCTATTTTGTTTCACCGTATATTTTAAATTAGCTCGTTCATTATTGAATTTTTCTACATCAAAGCTTAACGTGCTTGCATTATCATCTGCTGGGTTTAATTCAATGACAACATAGTTTCCTTTTGCTGCTGGTGTTCCAACATTTGCATCTTTACTAGCGTAGACAGCTTTAATCCCTCTACTTTTATCGCCTGCAAACACAGAGAAGTCTGTGTTGCTTAGTTCATTTCCTGTAACCGAACTTTTGTAATCAATAATGATTGCCGAACCAACTTCACCTTTATCAATTACTTGTGTTACTAAAGTTGTGTTTTTACTAGCTATTTTCTCCCCACTATCAGAACTCGAACATCCTACCACAAATACTGCTGTAACCATCAATAGCAAACTAAGTATTAACTTCTTCATATATCATTCTCCTTTTTGTAAAATAGAAATTAAATAAATCGAGCGCTCAATCTATTTAACCTCATAAAAAAGGCAAAACCACATATAGCAAAAATTAATTTGCGATATGTTGGTTTTGCCTGCCGAACAGTAACAATCCACTCTCGAGTATAATACTAGTATACTGCATATAGGAAGCGTTTTCAATAATTTTTAGAATTTTATTTTTTTTGCAATAAATTAATTTCGTTTCACTGATTAAACAGTTATTTTTTTACGATTTGCAAATAAAAAAGAGAGGTTTATCCGCCCCTCTTTCCTTATATTACAACTGAGAACTTGCTTCAATTGCCAGTAAATTGTCACGATATACTTTCATTTCTTTACGAGTAATCTCTCCTTTTTCAAAATAACGTTGAATAGTCTCTCGTTCAATTTGAGAAGCAAGGTCAATCGTCGTTTGTAATTCCTCTACATCACTATCTTTTTTAGCACCTTTAGTGAAACGGGCTTGTTCAAAATTCATTAAATAGAGAGAAATGATTTCTGGGCTATACTCATTTTTATCTAGCTCGTTTAATTTTTGAATGATGAATTGGTTATTTTCATTTTGAAGTTTGGCGCGTTCTTTCCGGCGCTCTTCAAAAGAAAGTGGAACAACTCGGAAACTCCGAAAACCATGCGCTAACATTTGACGATAACGAACTCTTGCCCTATATTTTTCTTCTCTTGTTTGAACATACAATCGTTTTCCTAAGCGCATCATTACTGATAAGCCAATGCCAGTATCAATTTCCCTTTCAAAAACGAGCCTTCTAGTATTTTCAAGTTGCCATTCTTGCGTCAACCGCCGTAATTCTTTTTCAGTCGCACTAACTTCTTTGTGTTTCATTAAAGAAAAAATCCGATCATTATACATTTTTAAAACTTTATTCATTTCGACTGTATTTTCATCTGTTTTGTAAGCTTGAAGTTGGTTCACTACGTCGCGTAGCAAGACAATATCTGACGTGTGATCGGCTACTGTTATATCTTTTTTCGCAGCAAAAAGTGGTAAAGTGAAATTGGCAAGTAAAAGTGTGGTGATAATGACACCGGCTGCGATAAATATTAGTAAGTCTCGCTCTGGAAAAGCATTTCCATTACCTAGCACAAATGGAAGCGAGAGCGCACTGACTAACGTTATCGTCCCTCTAACTCCAGCCACCGTATAAAGAAAGGTATTTTTCATCCTGCTAGCAAAGTCATTTTTCGGTTGCTCTTCAAAATTCCGGAAAAACAAAATCCACAGAAAACGCAAACCTAGTAATAAAACTGTAATTCCTAAAATATACACGAATAACATGCTTTTATGTATACCCGAGTCAATCCAAATTGTTTCCATGATTTGCGGCAATTGTGTTCCAAGTAAGACGAATACTAAGCCATTCAAACTAAAAATAATGACCGACCAAGTATTTTTGGAAAGTAAATTCAATTGAGCAATTTCAGGGTTATTTTTCTTATAGCTGAAAGAATGGACCATCCCACCACTAACAACAGCTAAAATACCATTAACACCAACTTTTTCTGCTACCATAAAAATTAAAAATGGTAACAATATTTCCATTAACATAAAGGAAGTCATATTTTCAATTCCTAGCTGTCTCAAGCCACGCATCAGCATGATTTTAAGTAAACTCATCACTGCCCCGAGAGCTATTCCGCCAAGAGAAAGGAGTACAAAGCTTGTCCCCGCAGTCATAAAGGAGAAAGTTCCAGTCACAAGCGCTAATACAGCAAACTGAAACGAAACAAGTCCAGAAGCATCATTTATCAAGGACTCGCCTTCTAAAATATGCATGACTTTGTGCGGTACTTTGACTTTTTCTGCTAAGGCACCTACAGCAACCGCATCAGTTGGCGCAAGTGCAGCTGCAAGTGCGAACGCTGCTGCAAAAGGTATCACCGGAATCAAGTAGTGAATAAATACGCCTAAAATGCCCACTGTCACAAATACTAATCCAATCGACAAAGATAAAATCGCTTTACGGTTTTTCCATAGTGATTTTTTATCCGTATTGGCACCATCATTAAAAAGAATTGGAGCCATAAATAGAAGTAAAAATAATTCCGGATTTAAATCCATCGTATGATCCCCCAGCGGAATTGCCAATATAATTCCTAGCAATACTTGAATTAAAGGCACCGCTATACTTGGCAAAAATCTACTTAATACATTGGATAAAAAAACCGCACTTAACATTAATAAAACCAGCTCAAAAATTTCCATTGTTACATCCCTCATTTTCTCCCATTCATTGATGTATCTACACTACAAAGCTTTCCCTTTAGTGTCTTTCTTTCGTTCCCAATAGTAACAAACATCTTTTTCAAAAACATCCGCCTTAGTATGGAGATTTTTGGTGAACTATTTGTTCATTTACTACAGTCATTTCAACTGCAATATTACGGATTTTAGCTGGTTCTATTTGGAAAGGATCCTCTGCTAAAATGGTGAAATCGGCAACAAAACCTGGTTTGATTTGTCCACGTGAATCTGATTTATAGCTTGCAAATGCTGCTCCGCTCGTATATAACTGAATTGCTTCAAAAACACTCAACGCTTCTTCTGGCCAGTACTTGACCCCATCTAAATCGGTGTTTGCACTTCTGGTAACAGCCGCATGAATAGCCCAAAACGGGTTTGGCACTTCAATTGGCGCATCACTTCCACCAGCCAAATGAAATCCCGCGTCCAGTAACGATTTCCATGCAAATGCAAGTGGTGGATGTGTTTCTCCAAGAACGTCCAATGCCCACGGAAGATCACTTGCCATGAATTGTGGTTGAATATCGAATACTACTGGTAATCCATTTGCCTCTTTCACAAGTGTTTTCGTAAGCCAAGGTGTATGAATTAGTCGATCGAATTGTCCTTCTTTTGGTGGATTCTTCCGTAAGCAACGAATAACACTGGAAAATGCTAAATCTCCTAAAATATGAATTGCTACTGGCAATCCTACTTTTCTTGCCGCTTTGACTAAGTTTTCAAAAGCAACATCAGTATGAATTTGTAACCCTTTTTCAGCGGAATCATTGGCATATCCCGCACTCATTAAAGCTGTCCGCGAGCCTACTGTCCCATCGCAAAAAATCTTCATTGCACCTAGCTCCAAAAAATCGTCCCCACTAATAAATTTTTCACTGGACGCAGAAAACGCTTCTAGTTCCGCATGGTGAATTAATAATTGTGCACGAAATGGTAGCTGTTCTGCTCCTAACGTTTCGCGAAAAGCAGCAAATGTGGATGCAAAACCAGTGAAATAGTGCAGATCTTCCGAATGTGCCCCTGTAATTCCTTTTGACCATAAATCTGTAATCGCAATTTCTAGCCAGGCTTTCAGTTCAGAATCTTTAGCCGGCGGGAAAGCAGAAATCGCAAGTGTAGTCGCATTATCTCTTAAAACACCAGTAAATTCTCCCGTACTATTACGAACAATCTCCCCACCACCGTCAAAACCTTGATCCGAAAAATCAGTTATATGCTCTAATAGCTGAGAGTTAATCGAAACACTATGATAATCAATTCGTCTGACTAAAATAGGATTCGTCCGACTGATTTCATCTAATTCGGTTAAGGAAATTAAAGTCTGCTCATCAGACCATTTATTTTCATCATATCCTTCCACAAATAGCCACTCATCTGCAGCTAATTGATTCACTCGCTTGGCAATAAGTAATAACGCTTCTTTTTTAGTTGATGTTTGATTTAAGTTTAGCCGTTCTAGCGCTTGTCCGTACCATAATAAATGAATATGTGCGTCAACAAAGCCTGGGAAAACAATTTTTCCAGCCAAGTCAATTGTTTCGTCAATTTTGTCTTGATACTTCTTTTCTAAATCGGCAGTTTCCCCAACAGCAAAAATTTGACCGTTCATGGTTAATACAGCCGAAACCTTTTGTCCTTCAGTAGTCATTTGATAAAATTGACCATTTTTCCATAATTTCATTACTATTCCCCCTGATTTACGGAAACTTTCATTGCAGCTTTTTCTTGTTGGTCCTTTTTCTGTAAAATTTGTTGTAAAGTGATACTAATTAATGCGAATCCTAGTAAAATAAATGCGCCTATAAATAATGCTTTTATTCCGCCTAGGTTTTGGACGACAATAGCGCCTACAAATGGAGCAAGCATTCTAGCAGCGGTCGCCATCCCGTTAACAAGTCCTTGATATAAACCAGCTGCCCCTTTTGGAGCTAACTGGTAGGCAATTGTTGGAATAGCTGGCCAAGCAAACATTTCTCCTAACGTTAGAAAAATCATTCCAAGTACAAATCCACTATAAACACTAGCATTCATTGCTACGGCAAATGATAAAATAAACAAGAAAATGCCAATATAGATTTGAGCAAGCAAGTATTTTTTAAATCTGCTAACAACAGGAATCAAGATTAATTGCCCTAGTACGATAAGCGCACCATTTAGGCTCCATAAATTCCCGTATTCGCTTGCTGTCACACCTTTTAATTCCGTCATATAAGTAGAAAGATTTGATTGCCACTGTACATGCGGAAGTTGACAGAGCAAATAGGTAAGTAAAAGTAGCACAAAAGACCAGAGCGCTAATTTAGTTGGAAATTCACGCTTAGCTCCTTTTTTACGATGTTTCGTTTCAGCAGTCACTTTTTCCGATTTCCAATCAATTTTATGGAAGAAAAAGAAAAAATACACAGCAAAAACTAAAGCAAAAACAAAAGAACCAATATAAACATGGCTCATTCCTTGTTTTGCCAGTAATCCTGCCAATAGTGGTCCAACTGCGACACCAATATTTTGCGCAACATAAATGGCATTAAAACCGGTTCTCCCACCTGTTGGATGCGTTAATCCCGCTGCAGCATAAAGACCAGAAAAAACCATTCCCATCGCGATACCGACTGCCCATAAATTCCACATAAAGAATGGAAAACCATGAAAAAAACATAGCGACGCAGTAGAAAAAACGAGTATTATCGTCCCAATCGTCAGCGAAATAAAGCCAGAGAAACGGTCAAAAATCAACCCACCAATAATGCTTGAAACAATTCCTACTCCGGAGTTTATTAATAATACTAGTGAGGCATCGGTTGTCGACATCCCTAATTCTTGCGTCATGTAAATCATATTAAAAGGCCAAATAAACGAAAGCCCTGTATAAAGTAACACCATCCCAATAACAACAATCCATAAATCACTTGGTAACCATTTCGTCATAACTACACTTTCCCTTCATTAAAACTCACTTTTTTAGGTTATCACAACATGCTCCATCCGAAAAGGGAAAATCCATAAAAAATGCCACCTAGCAAAATTTGCTGGTGGCTATAAGGGACTGGCGATAATTCCCTAACATGGTTATTATAAGTCTACTATGAATCTCGCTTTTTGTCTGTTAAAATCAATAAAAATTTTCAACTATTTTTTTGAGCAAGCAAATTATAATTTAATTGTCTTAAATAGTCATGAAATTGTAGCAAATCTACTTCAAGATAGTATCCTAATTCTTGAATGATGTGTAGGCCTTTAAGATCATTAAGTTGTTCTGACCATGTTTCATTAGACATGAATTTTGTGATATCTCTTCTAACAGTTTCTTTTTCTACCTTCCAAGTAGTTGTTCTTATTCGTTCAGGAATTCGCTTAATAAACCACTGAATACAGTCTTCTTTTTTATAACCAGTTAAAAAATTACTTTCAATCTCCATTAAACTTTCAATACTTATCTCATTTACTTTTTTTAATGATTCCTCTACATATATTAAGGGAATTTTCCAAGCAACAGTTTTACATAGGGGACGGATTATGGTAGGCTCTCTCGTAAATCCGAAAACCATTCCTTTTCCCCATGAGGTATTTTTTTGCGCGTATTGCATTACACTGCCTTCATCAATCGCATAAACATACTGCCCATTTTCCGGACAATTGATAATTTGATCTTTTTCCCAGTAAACTAATTTTGCTACTTCTTGAAACATTGGATTACTAGTCAAAAAAAATATTACCTCCATAGCAAAGGCTCCCTTCGTATAATTTACCCCATACAAACTTGAATCTTTCTATATCATAATAAAAAAAGAAGAAGAAAAATGTTCTTAAAGAACGTTCTTTCTTCTCCTTTTGTCTAATTTGTGACAGTTTGTTGTTTTTTTAAGCTTTTCGTTCGCCTTTTCTCATAACTCTCCAAAGCGATAAACAAGTAATTCCTTGCAGTATGAAAAACATACCTAAGATAATGCCAACTGCAACTGCTACTAAAGTGTTAGTAAATAAGGAAATAACGGCAATAATCAAGCCAAGAATTCCCATCACAAGTAATAACGTCCAGCCTGGAAGACCTTTTGCAGAAAATGCTGTTAAGATACGCAACACTGCAGATGCTAAAATCCAAACGGCAAAAATAATGATAAAGAGACGTTCAGCGATATTTGACTGGAAAACTGCAAATGCACCAACGGCAATAGATAATACCCCGTCTAACATAATCCACTTAGAAATGCTCCAATACTTCCGCTCACCGAAATAAGAAACTACTTCATTAATACCATTTAAAATTAAAATAATCCCGATAAAAATTGTTAGTGCTTTTAGTGAAGTGCTTGGATTAAACATTAAATAGACTCCAAGCCCGATCATCACTATTCCTAAAAGTAAAACAAAATATAAATAAATCTTCCTCATATTACCACTCCTTCTTAATGTTTAGTAAGTAATGAACCTGCTGCCTCGTCAATGATAAACACAACATTTGGGTGATTACGCAAGATGGATGCCGGACAACGCTCGTCTATCGGTCCTTCTAATAGCCCTTTTACTGCTTCAGCTTTACGCTCTCCAGATGCAGTCACAAGAATTTGTTTAGCGTCCATCATATCCGCTAAACCAAGTGTAAGCATTTGTGAAGGTGCTTCGTCTTCTTTTAAATTATTGTACATGATAGTACTTTTTATAGTTGACTCATCACTGTCTGCTAAAAATAAGCGTGCATCAAATGGTGTTCCAGGTTCGTTTGCCCCAAGATGTCCATTTACGCCTAACCCTAAAATTTGTAAATCACGTTGATTTTCTTTCAAAATTTGTTTATAACGTGCAATTTCATCAGTAAAATCATCCAAACTTCCATCTAGCAGCTCGACTCTTTTTGGCATTTTAGTAATTAAATCGTAAAATTTTTGATGCATATATGTATAGACAGTAAAAGATGCATCTCGTTTTGCCACATATTCATCTAAATTCATTAAAAATACTTTTTCGATTGGGATTTCGCCGGCGTTGATTCCTTTTACAAGTCCAGCAAACATACCATCAAAACTTGCCCCTGTTGTTGTATTAATTACTGGATTTTCATTTGATTCAATTACTTGCTTCACAACTTCAAGTGCTTGTTGTGACATTTCTTCATACGTTTTTGTTTTGATAAGTTTCATCAAATATTCTCCTCCAATTGAACTTCTATAGTACTTGCTTACCCGAACAATGCCACCTTAAATCAAACCATTTTTCTGGAAACTTGCAAATAAGCCATCTTCATCGACAGAATTCGTTATTTCATCAGCAAGGAGTTTTAATTCTTCTTTCGCATTTCCCATCGCAATTCCTATTTCACAAAAAGCGAGCATTTCTGCATCATTCATTCCATCACCGATGCCGATTGTGTCTTTTTGATTTCTGTTAATATGTTCCAGCAAGAGCTCAATCGCGGTCGCTTTATGAATATTCGGAACCATTAATTCCCCACTATCATCACCAAAAATCGGAACTGTGCAGTGCATCACTTCAAATTTCCCGCTAAATTCTTTTTTAATTTCTTCAAATGGAACAGCTTTATTTTCTAAAAAACATGCTTTATTTACGTCTGTTCTATAGAGGTTTGGTTCTCCAAAAGTTAAGCTTTCGATAAAGGGATGCGGGTTGTTCTGCTTTTTTTCGCGTGCGATTGGATCGTTTTCCACATCGCCATAAATTAACTTATTTAAATGAGACTCTAAATTTTCACTAGCAAATAAGCCGCCGTTTGATTCTAAATAAAAATCCAATTTCTTTTTATTGAAAAAATCTACCATATGAACGACATCTTCATTTGCAACTTTTTTATGGTAAATAATTTGATCATCTACTTCTACGTAACCGCCACCAGCTCCAATAATACCATCAAAGCCAATCGACAAAATGGACTCGTATAATTCTGGTTTGGAACGTCCAGTGCATAAATAAACTCGGTGTCCATTGTTACGTGCTTTTGTAATTGCCGTTCTAGCAGATTCTGGAACTAAGCCATCATCATTCACTAGTGTGCCGTCTACATCTACAAATACAATTTTCTTTGTCATGAAATACCTCTTTTCGTTGGTTAGTAATTTAATTATAGCATTTCTTTGAAAATAAAACGTCCTCTTGTACAACAAAAAAGCAAGAACCCTAAGTTAAAAAGGGTTCTTGCTTTTGGTTTAGCTATTAATTTTCAAGTGCCATTAATTTTTGATTATCATCAAGTGCTGATTCATGTGCATCATGACGTTTTTTCAAATGACTCATTGATAGATAAAGTAGTCCGACACAAGCGATTAAAATAAGTGTAAGCACGAGCATCGACATACTGTATACATTTGGTCCCATACCTGCTGCCAGTGACTCTCTAAAGGCATAAATCGAGTATGTCATTGGTAAGAATGGATGGATTAAGTTAAAGAACCATCCTGTAAGTGGCATTGGGAATGTTCCGCCTGATCCAGCTAATTGAACGATTAGAAGGATCATAGCAATAAAGCGACCAGGATTATCGAATGTCATTGCAAGCAACATGATTAAGAACATATACGCAAGGGCTGTGATGATTGCTGTTCCAAAGAATTCGACCATATTGTCCGGTCTAAGTCCAAGTGCTATCATAATCCCGCCTTCAAGTAATGCCATTGCAACTGCTGCTACAAAACCAAGAGATAATTTACTTAACCACCATTTGTACGCCGGTTGACCTTCCATTGACACACGTCTGATTGGCATAATGAAGTTAAAGACAAGTGCGCCAACATATAGAGCTAATGATAAAACATATGGTGCTAACGCATGACCGTAGTTGCTCACATGGGTGTATTCCTCATGAGCTAATTTCGTTGGTGCAGCAATCATATTAAAAGTTTTATCTGTTCCATTAGTATCTTTAATTTGTGCAGCACCATCAGAAAGTTTTGTTGTTAATTCTGTGCTACCATCTGTTAATTTAGTTAATCCATCACCTAATTGGAATGAACCATTTGCAAGTTTGGAAGATCCATCAGCTATTTTAGAAGAACCATCCGCAAGTTGGCTTGTGCCAGATAATAGTTTTGGTGAATTGGTTGCTAGTTGATTTAAACCGCTAGCTAATGCGCCAGAACCTGTTTGCAATTGATTTACACCATTTGCAAGTGTTGGTACTTTTGCAGCTAGTTGATTGGTTCCAGCTTCTAGTTGAGTTGCTCCTGATTGAAGTGCTGCTGAGTTAGCTGCCAGTTTATTTCCGCCGTCATTCAACTTACTTAGTCCATTTTCCATATCAGAGCTACCACTCGCGAGTTGGTTAACACCTGAAGTTAGTGTTGGAATTTGGTTATTTAATGCGTTTGTTCCAGCTACTAATTTGGCATTTCCAGCTTGAGCTGATTTTAAGCCAGCAGTTAATTGGTTCGCACCACTAATAAGTGTTTGATTTCCTGAACCGTTAAGTGCTTGGTGGATTCCATTAAAGGCATCAGTTGTACCTTGATGAACTGTGGAATAACCTGCTGAAATTTTAGCAACTCCTGTTTGTAGTTCAGATACTTGTGTTTGAATTGCTGCTAAGTCCAGTCCAGATAAGCCACTTTGAAGTTTATCCACTGTTGCTACTTGAGTGGCTGATTTTTGGCTTTCTTTATCTAAATCTGCTTGAATCGAATCAATGATTTTTTGTTTATCTGTTGCGCTAACGCCGTCCGTTGCATTGATTTTTGC from the Listeria seeligeri serovar 1/2b str. SLCC3954 genome contains:
- a CDS encoding MDR family MFS transporter → MTKWLPSDLWIVVIGMVLLYTGLSFIWPFNMIYMTQELGMSTTDASLVLLINSGVGIVSSIIGGLIFDRFSGFISLTIGTIILVFSTASLCFFHGFPFFMWNLWAVGIAMGMVFSGLYAAAGLTHPTGGRTGFNAIYVAQNIGVAVGPLLAGLLAKQGMSHVYIGSFVFALVFAVYFFFFFHKIDWKSEKVTAETKHRKKGAKREFPTKLALWSFVLLLLTYLLCQLPHVQWQSNLSTYMTELKGVTASEYGNLWSLNGALIVLGQLILIPVVSRFKKYLLAQIYIGIFLFILSFAVAMNASVYSGFVLGMIFLTLGEMFAWPAIPTIAYQLAPKGAAGLYQGLVNGMATAARMLAPFVGAIVVQNLGGIKALFIGAFILLGFALISITLQQILQKKDQQEKAAMKVSVNQGE
- a CDS encoding HdeD family acid-resistance protein gives rise to the protein MRKIYLYFVLLLGIVMIGLGVYLMFNPSTSLKALTIFIGIILILNGINEVVSYFGERKYWSISKWIMLDGVLSIAVGAFAVFQSNIAERLFIIIFAVWILASAVLRILTAFSAKGLPGWTLLLVMGILGLIIAVISLFTNTLVAVAVGIILGMFFILQGITCLSLWRVMRKGERKA
- a CDS encoding glucosamine-6-phosphate deaminase; amino-acid sequence: MKLIKTKTYEEMSQQALEVVKQVIESNENPVINTTTGASFDGMFAGLVKGINAGEIPIEKVFLMNLDEYVAKRDASFTVYTYMHQKFYDLITKMPKRVELLDGSLDDFTDEIARYKQILKENQRDLQILGLGVNGHLGANEPGTPFDARLFLADSDESTIKSTIMYNNLKEDEAPSQMLTLGLADMMDAKQILVTASGERKAEAVKGLLEGPIDERCPASILRNHPNVVFIIDEAAGSLLTKH
- a CDS encoding Cof-type HAD-IIB family hydrolase codes for the protein MTKKIVFVDVDGTLVNDDGLVPESARTAITKARNNGHRVYLCTGRSKPELYESILSIGFDGIIGAGGGYVEVDDQIIYHKKVANEDVVHMVDFFNKKKLDFYLESNGGLFASENLESHLNKLIYGDVENDPIAREKKQNNPHPFIESLTFGEPNLYRTDVNKACFLENKAVPFEEIKKEFSGKFEVMHCTVPIFGDDSGELMVPNIHKATAIELLLEHINRNQKDTIGIGDGMNDAEMLAFCEIGIAMGNAKEELKLLADEITNSVDEDGLFASFQKNGLI
- a CDS encoding YhgE/Pip domain-containing protein; amino-acid sequence: MDMVKNEWKKLFKNKILLLSFVVILFIPLLYASFFLKSVWDPYGKAGDLPVAVVNNDVAVDYNGQTMDVGDKLVTKLKSNDELDWNFLSSEEAEKGLKDGKYYMIVTIPKDFSKNAATVLDKNPKKMELSYKTNGSLNYLGQVVSEQGAKQLKSEVSAEVTKSYAEAIFDKIKETGNGFAQAADGSEKLKDGLEKSQEGNKTIYTNLKTLADSSLTFKDGANTLEVGLKTYTDGVNTASAGGDKLNAGVSTLAAGVGPLKDGVQALDNGATKLSDGVSTYTTGVDTLAGGINQAYSGSSALTNGLNKMNGSVPALANGVTQLNNGQESLATGLDTLVAGSNKLTDGLNQLDNNLTDKQGKITQLKQGMNDLQQGIDQLNKSVNGEDAALAKQLAALQKSLTDLQSGLTFIKSNANFDADAIKAKINATDGVSATDKQKIIDSIQADLDKESQKSATQVATVDKLQSGLSGLDLAAIQTQVSELQTGVAKISAGYSTVHQGTTDAFNGIHQALNGSGNQTLISGANQLTAGLKSAQAGNAKLVAGTNALNNQIPTLTSGVNQLASGSSDMENGLSKLNDGGNKLAANSAALQSGATQLEAGTNQLAAKVPTLANGVNQLQTGSGALASGLNQLATNSPKLLSGTSQLADGSSKIADGSSKLANGSFQLGDGLTKLTDGSTELTTKLSDGAAQIKDTNGTDKTFNMIAAPTKLAHEEYTHVSNYGHALAPYVLSLALYVGALVFNFIMPIRRVSMEGQPAYKWWLSKLSLGFVAAVAMALLEGGIMIALGLRPDNMVEFFGTAIITALAYMFLIMLLAMTFDNPGRFIAMILLIVQLAGSGGTFPMPLTGWFFNLIHPFLPMTYSIYAFRESLAAGMGPNVYSMSMLVLTLILIACVGLLYLSMSHLKKRHDAHESALDDNQKLMALEN